The sequence below is a genomic window from Harmonia axyridis chromosome 1, icHarAxyr1.1, whole genome shotgun sequence.
ATACCCAAACAGATAATAAGCGAAAAGGTAAGAAAAGGAAAGCCAATCCAGTTGAGTGGAAGAAGACTAAAGCAAAATTTCTCCGAAATGCTGGAAAACCTTATACATCATCATCAATTCGCAAAACAGAAATGCAGGCAAGAAAGGTACGGCCAGCGTGTGGTGAAAAATGTAAGCTAAAATGttcaagaaaaattgaagaaaataaaaggctcgaaatatttgaaaactacTGGTCACTCGAAAGTCTGAAATCCCAACGAGAATTTATCTGTAGAAGTATGACCGCCGTCAGACCTCAGTATCAGTACAAGAAAGAAGGAAGTAGGCGCCAATGTAACCATGCATTCCATTTCGTAATCAACGAAGTAAACGTACGTGTTTGCAAATTTTTCTTTATGGCCACGCTGGACATCAATAACCGAGTTATTAGAACTGTAGTAACCAAATTAAACGAAGGATTTCTTCAAGAAGATCTAAGGGGTAAACACGGACACCACTTCAAAGTAGATTCTGCAATAAAAGATGGTGTTGTTGCTCATATTAATACTATCCCAAGAATTGACAGTCATTACCTGCGCGCGCAAACTTCTCGGGAGTTCATAGAGGGTGGAAAAAGCCTGGCTGATTTACACCGTGACTACAAAAACGAGTGCATTGAAAAAAACCTTCCGTTTGCAAATCTGACGATGTATTCCCgaattttcaataccaattttaACATCTCTTTTTTCACCCCCAAAAAAGATCAGTGCGACTTATGCAGCTCGTATAACAACGCAAGGGTAGAAGAAAGAGAAGCGATACAAGAGAAATATGATAAACATTTGAAGGAGAAAGTTTTGTCAAGAACagaaaaagaagaggataaaaagAAGGCAAAAGAAAGCGAAGGAAAAATTATAGTCGCCACTTACGATCTCCAAGCGGTGCTACCAGCACCAAGAGGAGATACGTCTACCTTTTATTATAAAAGCAAAATCAACAGCTACAACTTAACTATAAATGAACTTCAGTCAGATAAAGTCGAGTGTTTTTTTTGGCATGAGGGTCAAGGAAATCGAGGTGCCATAGAAATCGGCACTTGCATTCTGAAATACTTAGAAGAAAAAGCTAAAACCAGAAATGACGATAaccttgaaattgttttctacTCCGATAATTGTTGTGGCCAGCAAAAGAACAAATTCATAATGGGCATGTACCTGTATGCTGtgcaaaaatttaaaatcaaatcGATCACACATAAATTTTTGATCAGGGGACACACACAAAATGAAGGAGACAATGTGCACTCTGTCATAGAGAAGTCAATTAAAAGAGCTCTTAAATCGGGTCCCATCTATATTCCTACTGATTACGTCAGATTAATTCGGTCTGCAAGGAAAACTGGAAATCCGTATAAAGTAACAGAATTGAGTTACGAGGATTTTGTCGACTTAAAAAAACTCTCTGAACAGATAGGatcaaattttaacaaaacATCAAACAACGAACAAATAAAAACTAGCGAACTAAAAGTATTCAAAGTGCAGAAGACTGATCCTGGCATTATTTTTGTGAAAACTACATACGAACAAAAAGATTATGGGCAGATCAATGTCAATAATACCAGGAGAAGGCAAGAGGGCATCTCTACAATAAAGTGCGTTCCGgcatataagaaaaaaatggaGATTTCTGCCATAAAGAAAGCTCATATCAAATCACTTATCTCAGCAAAAAGTATTCCCACGTTGTATAAGCCCATTTATGACTCGATGTTTGCATGAATTGTGTACTACtctattttcatgtaatttttttgtattttgaataaGCTAATAAAGCACTTAATTTAAACTTCCTTTTTTATTCTAATTAAGTGGGCTTGGAAAGTGACATAAGTATTACTCAAGGGGTCACAACACAAAACAACTGATTTTAGAAAAGCAAGAAAAGTGACAAAACTCAGAGACCTGACCTAACCTGACCTGGTAAAACCACATATTTAACAAAAACTGATTTACAGGTCCATGATATTATTCTATAGATTATAATTGAATTCACTACCAAAAATAACTACTTGAAATTTAAAAGGAGCTTATACTATTTTAATATGAGTTTTGTAGTTttctttcatttgttatttctcAAATACTGCATTTTTGAGTTGCGTCACTGTTCTTGCCGGGGTGCGATATGCAGTCCACGGAGTGAAAAAATATAAGGATTATATACTTAAGTCTTATGTTTGtaacagaagcaattcgaaaggTGATTAACATTGTTTTCCCATTTCATATCAGTAACTGTAAATATTGTCACAGGATTTGAAAGTAAAAATTCGCAACGAATAGTGAAATCAAGCGGTTCCATCAAGATCTATGGAGTATGTCCATCTCGTATTGAGACTAAGATTCTGCAAACAGGTAATTTCAGTAATCCGTTCAATTGGAATATTTATAGGAATATATCTAATCTCTAGATACTTTATTATTTGCACTTctccaatttataaataaaaaaaaatgctctAATGACAGATATCCTTAAAGGTAGGAGTTTCCTAAAAAATTGTAATCAGTGTAatcttcatattatagggcAGACTATTTCAAGATTTTGGAAAACCCATGTAGGTCATGAAGAGGATACAGGGACACAACACTTATCAAAACTTGATAAGAAAgaaattgtcaaaaaattgTGTGATGGTGTTATTGTAGAAAGGATTATCTCTGACGCAAGGAAAGTGAAATCAGAAGAATTGCACAGATTGAATTTGATAAATAGGAAAGATATAGCTTATTTGTCAAAAAAGCATAATATACTGCAAAAGAAACATGAGAATACCATGATAGCAGTAAATCTCAGAGTGAAAGAATGGAACGTTGATGGAAAAAACTACTGCTTTTTCTTTAAACAGGAAGGTACTATTCCCAAAATCAGTGTTTTCTTCTATTgttataataaaattgaatttgaagaataattagGGTATGatagtttttttcatattatttcagGCGAACAACATCCATTATTGCATCCTAACGACTTTTGTCTAGGGTTTATGAATGaggtaatggaaaaaaaaaatcaaagatttCCCAAAAATAATATGTATGGATGGAACCCACTGTACTAATGAGAAGGGAATGGATTTAACTGTGATGCTTGTGAAAGACGATAGGAATATGGGATTTCCAGTGGCCTTTTTTCTTAGCAATAGATTAGACCAGTTGACTCAAGAAGTTTTCATGAAAGCACTGAGTGAGAAACTTGTGGATAGAATAGAGCCGGAATATTTCATGAGTGATGACGACCCAAAATATTATAATGCATGGGTAAAAGTAATGGGAAATAGACCAAGAAGACTTTTGTGTACCTGGCATGTGATTAAAAACAGGGTGATCCAAGGCAGATCTAAGGTTAGTAATgagatgtaaattataattttccatggataaatatttatatgatatatttttcagATAAAGAATGAGCAAATAaggaaaacaatgaaaattgaaatgaggaaaatactgaatgaaaccgACATTCacaaatttgaagaaaagaGTCAGAAATActttgaaaaactgaaaaattctgAAGAATTTATGTTTCTCAATTATCTCAAAAAGTATATTAATCTAGCAATGTTccccaaatatttcaaaataaaaatttctatgtCTTTTACAGTTTGTTaagcatgaaattattttttcagatattattACCAAAGTAAAGAAAGGATAGCAACGTGGGCGCATTGCTACAGATTATATGCAGGAATTAATACTAATATGGCACTGGAAAGTCTCAATAACATCCTCAAAACTAACCTACTGAAAAGGAAAGCAAATATACCAGTTGATCGACTTCTGGACGAAATGGAAAATTTAGTGGATGGCAAAATGTGGCAAAGAATATTAAAGGTTTACTTCTTCCTAAAATCATTTCTTCTGTTTAGTTTTTGAGACATTACTATTCTTTATAGATAGAAAGACCCCATTCCAATAACTACCAAGACAGACTCGTTGCTAAGGCTCACAAAGCTGCAGAAAAATTACTTTCAAAGAATGAAACAGAGGTAATAGATGTTGGATTCGGAGAATTTTTGGTAAAATCTTCAGcaggtataattttttataaggtACAATATAACGAATTGTGTGAGGTGGAATGCCGAACATCATTCTGTAGGATATGCAAGATTTGTTTGCATCGTTATAGATGTGAATGTCCTGATTTTGCCATAAAAACTAATATGTGTAAACACATACACTTGGTATGTTTGCATGAGCAAAGGTCGGGAAGCGATTCTGTTTTAGGTGATGTTGCCGTGCAGCTTTCTTTGGAAAAAGCTTCAGAAATTAAAATGGCCAATAGTGAAGAAATCCATGACTTCATAAAGAGAAAGAGATGTGAAAATGATGATACAGACGTGTTGGATAGAAAAGCAAAAAGGGAGGCCAAACATGAAACAGTTAACAACTATCTGAGATCTCTGGATGATGAGGAATTTGATAGGTAATTTTAATAATTGTGTAAATAGTACATATAGATTAACATAGAGTTTCAAATACTATAAGGTTTGTGGATAAAATTATGGTGATGGCAAGAGAGAATAAAGCTTAAACTAAAAGGAAATTGGATAAGCAAGAATTTTTtgcatcaaagaaaaaaaaatagacagatgtgaaatttttttttattttcatatgtgTTACATGC
It includes:
- the LOC123675606 gene encoding uncharacterized protein LOC123675606 codes for the protein MNPEQGYRGRKILAAAIAAAAEIEKGLNGEFQQLKHTCLVSGISTKIPKSGQSCELKNEEGSKKLKTSDMEVEETCLIGEVENTLESVKPNRDLGEKRLQTESNDDESQIYEENNNIEESEGQENVIEVPDFSKVIVQEDQTTHFRPKYGAEETTEQESATKETELNNDTVPEDQGSHSKWQCVENLHTMRLRLQRVKPSPQQKESLDESADDSDIDPDFHYTSSPNSENTSESSGLEENENIITNKKEGAESDNTQTDNKRKGKKRKANPVEWKKTKAKFLRNAGKPYTSSSIRKTEMQARKVRPACGEKCKLKCSRKIEENKRLEIFENYWSLESLKSQREFICRSMTAVRPQYQYKKEGSRRQCNHAFHFVINEVNVRVCKFFFMATLDINNRVIRTVVTKLNEGFLQEDLRGKHGHHFKVDSAIKDGVVAHINTIPRIDSHYLRAQTSREFIEGGKSLADLHRDYKNECIEKNLPFANLTMYSRIFNTNFNISFFTPKKDQCDLCSSYNNARVEEREAIQEKYDKHLKEKVLSRTEKEEDKKKAKESEGKIIVATYDLQAVLPAPRGDTSTFYYKSKINSYNLTINELQSDKVECFFWHEGQGNRGAIEIGTCILKYLEEKAKTRNDDNLEIVFYSDNCCGQQKNKFIMGMYLYAVQKFKIKSITHKFLIRGHTQNEGDNVHSVIEKSIKRALKSGPIYIPTDYVRLIRSARKTGNPYKVTELSYEDFVDLKKLSEQIGSNFNKTSNNEQIKTSELKVFKVQKTDPGIIFVKTTYEQKDYGQINVNNTRRRQEGISTIKCVPAYKKKMEISAIKKAHIKSLISAKSIPTLYKPIYDSMFA
- the LOC123675646 gene encoding uncharacterized protein LOC123675646, with the protein product MALESLNNILKTNLLKRKANIPVDRLLDEMENLVDGKMWQRILKIERPHSNNYQDRLVAKAHKAAEKLLSKNETEVIDVGFGEFLVKSSAGIIFYKVQYNELCEVECRTSFCRICKICLHRYRCECPDFAIKTNMCKHIHLVCLHEQRSGSDSVLGDVAVQLSLEKASEIKMANSEEIHDFIKRKRCENDDTDVLDRKAKREAKHETVNNYLRSLDDEEFDRFVDKIMVMARENKA